A region of the Thamnophis elegans isolate rThaEle1 chromosome 1, rThaEle1.pri, whole genome shotgun sequence genome:
CACTTCTTCGCCACTGGCAGGGATGCTGGGCACCCCATTCGTGGTGGGGCACAATtttggggtggcaggtggggcaggggatGCGGTGCCCGGACTTATCAGAAGTCCTTGGATTTTTCTGCGCCTATTTAATTATTTCCAGGCCAACTCAGATTTAACAAATAAGGAGCTTTTCCAGTGCTCCTACTCAATACAattatttctttgtatttttagcCTGCTAGGTTTGCTTAAGGGTGGCTGACTGATTAAACCATAATATGCCGTGCTTAACAAGAGTCATCTGGTTATCCATTTAGGGTTGCTGTATTTTAGAACAACGGTCAAGTGCTCTTTCAAAAAAGGGTCAAACAGACGCTCAATTGACAAGTTGACGCCCAGTTGACAAGTTAAAAAATATGGAGGGTGACACAGGGTCAAATGGGAGCAGACCCAGAAACAGCTATGGGTTGAAACAGCTATGGGTTGTCATGGGAAGCAGCAATGGGTTAGAGCAGATGTTCAGTACTGCGGAAAGTACTGAGTATCTGAGAACAATACTATTGCATGTCTATATAGCAGCGAAGTCCAGGAAGTTCAGTGGAATTTAGCtgcaaataaattgaaataacgCGACACCCATTTGTTCATTCTGACTAAATTATCAACCCGAAAAACATAATAGGAGGAGTCACAAAAAGAGGATTGCGAACACTAAATCGGCAGTTCCACCAGTGCGACCTGCCTTGCTCCAAGAAGTGCCAAGACGCGAATTAATTTAGCGTGGAAGTCGCGGTGCCAACAGGCGTGACGTCGTTTACGAGCAAAATGTTACGGGGCTGCTTGAGTCACTGCTGGCGAAGGACTTCCATTGTGACCTTCGGTGGTTGGCGGAACCGGCGGGCGCGCTTTTCCACCTCTGCTCGTGTCATGGAGCCTCGCCTCAGCTTTTCTCCCGCCGACCACAGCCTCTTCGATCAGCCGCTGGCCATCTCGGTGGAAGGGCTCCGGCCCGAGCAGGAGATCGGGCTCCGTGCGTCGCTGGAAGATGAGAAAGGGGAGCGCTTCGAGTCGCACGCCTTCTACCGAGCAGACGGCGAAGGGCGGCTGGATCTGCAGCGCTCGCCGGCGCTTGAAGGCGGGACCTTCTCGGGTTTGGAGCCGATGGGGCTGCTGTGGTCGCTGCAGCCGCTAAAACCCCTCAGGCGCCTGGTGAAGCGCGACGTCGAGCGCCCCTTTCTCCTGGAGCTGGAGGTGTTAGAAAGGCTGGGAGCGACTTTGCCTGGTCGCGTCCTGGCCAAGGGCTCCCACGAGCGGAGATTCCTGGCCGACGGGGTGAAGAGACTCCCGGTGCGGGAAGGGAGCATCCGGGCCACTCTTTTCCAGCCTCCCGGTAAACAGCGGGGGACCTTCCTACAGAAATTACTCTATTAATAATACACTCACGTCCCGGAGGATCAGCCGCTAAGAGCGATTTATTTAATCCACTTTTTGGATTCTCACGGTCACGCTGAATTGAGCTACGGTACTATAACTAACCAGACAGGTTGAGGCTGTTTGGATTCAGTGCGTTGTTAGAACTCAGTTTGGTTAGTTGACGTTTACATATTTTTACCCAACGTTTACGCAGCACTACAGGTTGAATCAACCTGTAATGCGACCATATTTTAGCCTAGTTTGTTATATGAACTCAGGGAATAAGATTGAATAAGGCGTAATTcctgttatttatatatttttgtgctttcaaaccaGTCTTGGCTCCAAGTGACTGCCTGGACTAATCCCTTCAGCTTTTTGGACACAGTTTCTGGAAATTTGGCTTCCTGGgtttaagagagagtgactggcccaaagtcacccagttggctgtgTACCCAAGAGAGGCTTAGAAAATAAGAGTCGCCCAATACTCTGGTGCCTTCAGCctctacaccaaattggctttaTAATTTCTgatattaaaatcaatggaatacaATACACCTTTACACTAGCTCTGGGATCTGCAATTTAGAATAGCCAACGCATTGTGCATTGTATTAATGGGTAGTTTAATAGAGTAGTGGTTTTTGTAACAGGCTAAATCATAAATTCTGATTTTCAAACCACAGTGGCTACCTTTATGTGACAGAACAAGCTAAACAATGAAAACATGCTATCGCTTGGCCAGTTGTTTGAATCAAGCCATGTGCCCTTTTGTCCTTTATCTTTGATGCAGGACTTTGTTTAAAGTATGCTAAGTTCTTAAGAAATCTGTGATAACTAAAAACAATTGCTCtactttatatttcttgcaggtaAAGGCCCTTTTCCAGGTATCATTCGGATACCTGGAACTGGAGTAGGGATTCCAGAAAGTTCAGCATGTCTGTTGGCCAATCATGGCTTTGCCGTGTTAGCTTTGCCCTATTATGGATATGAAGATCTTCCTAAGGACATAAGGGAATTGCATCTGGAGTACTTTGAAGAAGCTGTCAATTATATGCTAAAACATCCAGTGGTAGGTTGCTCTATTTGTGGCCTTTTTAAGAGGTTTAGCTGAGATCTCGGGTtttttagccacagaaatgtattCAGTCAGTTGAGGTCAGACTCAGCTCAGTTTTCCAGACAAGATGATTGTCAAAGGGGAAATTGGGTAATGTGTATACTACTATGTtatcctagatcaggggtgggcaattaattttctcaaGGTGCCACAATGAGAAATTGGGAGTGTTGTGGAAGACCACCACACGCAcatccccaccctcccccccacctgccatcctgcccctccccccaccatCGCCAATTAGGACAGTAAAAGGATGGTCCCTGGGCTGTAAAAAGACCAGTAATTCAACCAGTAAATAAAGGCATTTACAAGACGTCCTTGTTTAGAGACTGatacatttagcgaccatttgcaATTACTATAATGGAAAAGTAATTAATTCCtggcatttatgacctttgcagttctatgaagcaaaggaaaactgaagtaagatTATAAGACTActgtggtttcacttagcaatcattttGCATCAAAACTATCCGTAAtcagttgaaaagaaaaatcatGATTAGCAGCAACATCTATCCCTACATTAGCTCAGCATGTTGCTTAACATGTAAGTTGCTTCAACTAGTGTTATCAGTTAAAGGTTTCCTATATTTTGTAAACCTAGAACTATAGTTATTCTGGGAAATTAACTAAATTCAACTGTTGCTGTATTGTTTGAGCGTGCTGAACATTTTGTGCTTTTTCAGGAACAtttgtttcaggaacattttatTCCTGAAATAGATCATGGAAAGTTTAAGGATCTTaacaactcatttttttttccatttggggCAGCCAAAGGTATGCAAGAGTAACTGAAGCGTGAAAGCTTTAGGCCAGGGttgccaaactcgatttcattgagattcgcataagggttgtgtttcacctcaggaggctgaggtgggtgtggccagcttgacatcacttgtgtcagggggcgTGTGTGGTGGCCCaatcactctgccagtgaaaatggactcctgttctccattttcagctgggacagcCTTCCCAGCTCTGTTTTCGCGGGCAGAGGCACTACAGGCTGGTCCTTCaatgtttccagggcagtcccgcgggccagatctaagcaccctgcggccAGATTCGGCctgtaggccttgagtttgacacccctgctttaggcaaTTACTGTAACAGAAAGTGAAATAGCATGGATAATTTTCTTACAGGCTCTGTCTGCATAACACATCCTCTGGTTTGCTTAAGGGGTGGCTGACCGATTAAACCATAATATGCCGTGCTTAACAAGATTCATCTGGTTATTCATTTAGGGTTGCTGTATGAACATAGCCGTAGGATCCCATGCAGTAGAAACATTGTTAGCAGTGTGAATctgattttccttttctttctttccgtcTGTTTAGGTTAAAGGTCCAGAAATTGGCGTGTTGGGACACTCCAAAGGGGGTGACATCTGTCTCTCCATGGCctcatttttaaaaggcatcacGGCAATAGTCACCGTTAATGGTTGTATAGCCAATGCAGGTGTAGCAGTACGATACAAGGATATCACCATTCCACCTGTCGGCTTTAATATAAATCGAATCAAAATTGATCAGAATGGGTTCTATGACATTATTGATGTTCTGAACAACCCACTTAAGGGCGCTGACCGCCAAAGCTTAATTCCATTGGAGAAAGCTGAGGGACGCTTTCTATTTATTGTGGGCATGGATGATCATATTTGGAAGAGTGAATTTTTTGCCAATGAAGCTGCCAAACATTTACAAGCTCGTGGAAAAGACAAACCTGGAATAATTTGCTATCCTGAAGCAGGTCATTACATTGAACCTCCTTATACACCACTGTGCCCTGCTTCAGTCCACCTTTTTGTGGGCAAAAGAGTggtctggggagggcaacccAGAGCACATGCAGCAGCGCAGGTGGATGCTTGGAAGCAGATTCAAAACTTCTTTCATCAAATCCTCAATGGCAGCAAAAACAAATTGTGAATGAATTAGTTATGAGCTGGGTTTCAGCATGTATGTTTCCTAAGCTAAATACTGGAGATGTGAGAATAATGCTGGGAATGGATATAAAATGGCAAGAAGGAAACTCATATGTGATGAATCCCATTTGAACACACTTTATCTAGTTTTCAAATATTTCTGCATTCCATATTAAAATCCTGAAGACTAAGATCTGCATCCAGGCGGTGGCCCTACAGTGTGATcttatttattggtttatttaaatCTATAGGTTCAAAGTCCCAGCCACCTTCTCATTCCaaatgacaactaagttcttaaaCAAATTGCACCAGATCTTCAGGAATAACCGGGAATAAACTTCCTTTGGAGTCCAACTGGGCTTGAATGAGGAATAGCATCAAGCACTGAGCCCTCATTCTCTGAGAGTGACCTGCCCTTGGACTCCGTGCCTGCCTGCACTTGTCAAtgcgttacaggtagtcctcaattgatgaccacaattgagatcaaaattcctgttgcaagaccgttgttaagtgagtaagccccattttataactttacaTGCCAtaattaagtgaattactgcagtgaaTAACATGCTtgataagtaaatctggcttctcctttgactttgcttgtcagaaagttgcaaaaggggatcacatgaccccaggaaactgcaaccatcataaatatgaactagttttcaagcatctgaatgtaaatcacatgatcatgagaatgctgcaatgatgaagtgtgaaaaatggtcacaaatcacttttgcagtgccgttgtaacttcaaacagtcactaaacgaactgttgtaaattgaggattacatgtATTCTGAAATGAAACCCTACTCTTAACAGAAGCCAAAGAATGTTACTGAAGGGAACCTTCACTGGAAATAAAGAAGTGATAATATATTGtgttgatcagaggtgggttgctcccctgGCCAGCTGGATCCCTGCCGGTTCTGTGGCCCAGGCCAAAatatcactaccagttcagctgacatgggctgaactgggagaaacccacctctgattccactGAAATCAAATGTTTTGTAAACTAACTTCTAAGCCAGCCATTTCAAATAATATAGTTCATACCTACATGCAGGTGGTCCATTTTAATTACCTCATGAGAATTCAATTTACTGCCCAGTATGGATCACTTGCTGTATCTCTATAGATCACAAGTTGGGAGCTATAAGGATACAGTTGTTTGATTAGACTTGGTAATCACAACACATTTAATATCCCATTATTCCAAGTGGGCCTAGGCCATGCATGGTTATCCTGAGTCCATGCCACTCActcgtgtacacacacacacacattccatgGATTCAATGCAATACATACTTCCTAAAAGTTAAGTCTTATACAGGATATAAGAAGatcagcttcctgttcttttactGACAGACTAGATAAGATTCTGACAAATAAGGTAACGTCCAAAATTACAGTTGCAAAAACAATTTACAGATAGGTTCAATCCGTAATAAGAATTCTCAACAGTTTAATAGTACAATACCTCTGATAGCAAGAGCTTTGATTTTCCATAAAGGATCCGTTTGCATGATCTTAAAAAGGCATCTTAGTACCTgttcagcaacaacaacaacaacaacaaaatatgttGACTGATACAGAGTCttattcatagatctttttaaaaaaaaatagggttaTTAATATTAAACAACATAcataatttataccaaatttaaAGCAGGAACTAGAGAACCAAGACTACAATATCAACTACAGGCATACACAATAAAAGCTTATGAAGgtaaacacaaataaataattatgtatTATGACTTGCTAGATACTGATAAATCCCTGACTCATCTTTCTTGCTAAAAGAAAATTGCTTTTATACAAAGataatggattcacttaatgaccatcacaTGCATTTAATGACCCCTGCAAAAAAAGATAATCAAATTAGcttcagtcatatgaccaccttaA
Encoded here:
- the LOC116512410 gene encoding acyl-coenzyme A thioesterase 1-like; the encoded protein is MLRGCLSHCWRRTSIVTFGGWRNRRARFSTSARVMEPRLSFSPADHSLFDQPLAISVEGLRPEQEIGLRASLEDEKGERFESHAFYRADGEGRLDLQRSPALEGGTFSGLEPMGLLWSLQPLKPLRRLVKRDVERPFLLELEVLERLGATLPGRVLAKGSHERRFLADGVKRLPVREGSIRATLFQPPGKGPFPGIIRIPGTGVGIPESSACLLANHGFAVLALPYYGYEDLPKDIRELHLEYFEEAVNYMLKHPVVKGPEIGVLGHSKGGDICLSMASFLKGITAIVTVNGCIANAGVAVRYKDITIPPVGFNINRIKIDQNGFYDIIDVLNNPLKGADRQSLIPLEKAEGRFLFIVGMDDHIWKSEFFANEAAKHLQARGKDKPGIICYPEAGHYIEPPYTPLCPASVHLFVGKRVVWGGQPRAHAAAQVDAWKQIQNFFHQILNGSKNKL